A single region of the Arthrobacter sp. PAMC25564 genome encodes:
- a CDS encoding VC0807 family protein → MNAEQASGQKRPGLVTRALVRGLAWDVGVPLAAYYVLHLAGATDWAALLAATGAAACRLLWTAFNGHSLNPFAMLMVVVFGLGLGLSFLTGDPRFLLLKDSAITGGMGVSFLVLAALGHPLTLDAAKTWSPEHAGEMDRESHRNQAVHRWHLKISAVWGAGLIAEASTRAVLVYLLPIDVMVGVSAALAVAVFAALIAWTVGDRKRRQAGWSS, encoded by the coding sequence ATGAACGCTGAACAGGCTTCAGGACAGAAACGTCCGGGTTTGGTGACGCGTGCGCTGGTCCGCGGTCTGGCCTGGGACGTAGGGGTACCGCTGGCTGCCTACTACGTCCTGCACCTGGCCGGTGCCACGGACTGGGCAGCACTGCTGGCGGCGACGGGAGCCGCTGCCTGCCGGCTGTTGTGGACCGCGTTCAACGGACATTCCCTGAACCCGTTTGCGATGCTGATGGTCGTCGTCTTCGGACTCGGCCTGGGCCTGTCTTTCCTCACCGGTGACCCGCGGTTTCTGCTGCTCAAAGACTCGGCCATCACCGGTGGCATGGGTGTTTCGTTCCTGGTTTTGGCCGCTCTGGGACATCCGCTGACTTTGGACGCAGCCAAGACCTGGAGTCCGGAGCACGCCGGGGAAATGGACCGGGAATCCCACCGCAACCAGGCCGTGCACCGCTGGCACCTGAAGATTTCCGCCGTTTGGGGTGCGGGACTGATTGCTGAAGCCAGCACGCGGGCCGTCCTGGTCTATCTGCTGCCTATTGACGTCATGGTGGGGGTTTCTGCCGCCCTGGCAGTGGCCGTTTTCGCCGCCCTCATCGCCTGGACTGTCGGGGACCGGAAACGACGGCAAGCAGGGTGGTCTTCCTGA
- a CDS encoding DUF4082 domain-containing protein — MHTHARALSTKRLAAIIAAVLLGLAALVGIGTVHAQPASAATAYHGIFSDPGWAGPNNGYSGAQVELGLRFKTDAPGTIGGIAFYKAVGATDNSHVAHLWDTATGYSIRDLVITDQSASGWQFGYFSTPFLATPGHDYTVSYGAGDGHFAFTAGYFPMGRNISNNLMETVTRTTTDANGVYMYETAGLHGTIPRDDGSGANYFVDALFAPAPAPAETPTPVPPAPTPTPTPVPPAPTPTPTPVPPAPTPTPTPVPPAPTPTPTPVPPAPTPTPTPVPPAPTPTPTPVPPAQSSYPLHTNIVSTSFWVGEIFNTNLADGSQVCSTYDSQWAMHWGGKNTGTTPALASGCAGSVYGSCDGTGSGTGTAFKCATEARTATNDFEPSAGMPKENAFYLDLPYDDVNDATAFAERCSVITWAAADNAATGKNNCANSNYSYMKNRWVAITGPNGHTCYGQIEDAGPSSGSLYHDKGYVFGQNNARPVNKQFSGDPTQGAGMDVSPSLNGCLGFADLDGDSDHVSWSWIDRANVPAGPWLNVVTTSQVTP; from the coding sequence ATGCACACACACGCAAGGGCGTTGTCCACGAAACGGCTTGCAGCGATTATTGCTGCGGTCCTGCTGGGCCTGGCGGCACTCGTCGGGATCGGGACGGTTCACGCGCAGCCCGCGAGCGCCGCAACGGCCTACCATGGCATTTTCTCGGATCCCGGCTGGGCCGGCCCGAACAACGGCTATTCCGGCGCACAGGTGGAACTTGGGCTTCGGTTCAAAACCGACGCGCCCGGGACGATTGGCGGAATCGCGTTCTACAAAGCTGTTGGTGCAACTGACAATTCCCATGTTGCCCACCTTTGGGACACGGCCACCGGCTACAGTATCCGTGATCTGGTCATCACCGATCAGTCTGCGTCCGGGTGGCAGTTCGGCTATTTTTCGACGCCGTTCTTAGCAACGCCGGGCCATGACTACACGGTTAGCTATGGCGCGGGCGACGGCCACTTTGCGTTCACCGCCGGTTATTTCCCGATGGGCCGGAACATTTCGAACAACCTTATGGAAACGGTCACGCGCACCACGACCGACGCGAACGGCGTTTACATGTACGAGACGGCCGGGTTGCACGGGACGATTCCCCGGGACGACGGATCGGGCGCAAACTACTTCGTAGACGCTCTGTTTGCACCGGCACCGGCACCCGCCGAGACGCCGACGCCGGTTCCCCCTGCGCCGACACCCACGCCGACGCCGGTTCCCCCTGCGCCGACACCCACGCCGACGCCGGTTCCCCCTGCGCCGACACCCACGCCGACGCCGGTTCCCCCTGCGCCGACACCCACGCCGACGCCGGTTCCCCCTGCGCCGACACCCACGCCGACGCCGGTTCCCCCTGCGCCGACACCCACGCCGACGCCGGTTCCCCCTGCGCAGAGTTCCTATCCGCTCCATACCAACATCGTGTCCACGAGTTTCTGGGTGGGCGAGATTTTCAATACCAACCTGGCGGACGGCTCGCAGGTGTGCTCCACCTACGACAGCCAGTGGGCCATGCACTGGGGCGGTAAGAACACTGGCACCACGCCCGCCTTGGCATCCGGTTGTGCAGGTTCGGTGTACGGCTCATGTGACGGCACGGGGTCTGGTACGGGCACGGCATTCAAGTGCGCTACCGAAGCACGGACAGCGACGAACGACTTCGAACCGTCCGCCGGAATGCCGAAGGAAAACGCGTTCTACCTGGATCTCCCCTATGACGACGTGAACGACGCCACCGCCTTTGCGGAACGTTGCTCAGTGATCACCTGGGCGGCGGCCGACAACGCAGCTACCGGAAAGAACAACTGCGCGAACTCGAACTACTCGTACATGAAGAATCGCTGGGTGGCGATCACCGGCCCGAACGGGCACACCTGCTACGGCCAGATCGAAGACGCAGGGCCTTCCTCGGGAAGTCTCTACCACGACAAGGGCTACGTGTTCGGTCAGAACAACGCCCGGCCCGTCAACAAACAGTTCTCAGGTGACCCCACCCAGGGCGCAGGCATGGACGTCTCGCCCTCGCTGAACGGGTGCCTGGGTTTCGCTGACCTGGACGGCGACAGCGACCATGTCTCCTGGAGCTGGATCGACCGGGCGAACGTACCCGCCGGCCCCTGGCTGAACGTAGTGACCACTTCGCAAGTGACGCCGTAA
- a CDS encoding ABC transporter permease, with protein MGSGSVFVLFSTEAAFIGFLGSAVGSAAAIGLGTAVSGALARGHLRDLEGLHILTFAPGSVAGVILLVMAIAFIAGTLPAWRAAKPHRRPPLRISHSTALTGLATGFSRIAGLFRRVPMGPPLELEDVPRAGLPPQRTHLQARSAVPESAASLRVSRRTQPTHGTKPVTD; from the coding sequence ATGGGCAGCGGATCCGTATTCGTACTCTTCAGCACCGAAGCGGCGTTCATCGGCTTCCTCGGCAGCGCGGTCGGCTCCGCCGCCGCCATCGGGCTCGGCACCGCCGTCAGCGGCGCTCTGGCCCGCGGACACCTCCGCGATCTGGAGGGCCTGCACATCCTGACTTTCGCTCCCGGCTCCGTGGCCGGCGTCATCCTCCTGGTCATGGCCATCGCCTTCATCGCCGGAACGCTCCCGGCCTGGCGGGCAGCAAAACCCCATCGACGCCCTCCGCTGCGAATAAGCCACTCCACGGCGCTGACCGGCCTCGCGACTGGATTCAGCCGCATCGCAGGTCTCTTCCGGCGGGTGCCCATGGGGCCTCCACTCGAATTGGAAGACGTTCCGCGGGCCGGTCTGCCACCACAGAGAACTCATTTGCAGGCCCGTAGCGCTGTCCCTGAGTCCGCCGCTTCCCTCCGAGTGTCGAGAAGGACCCAACCGACGCATGGGACCAAACCGGTGACCGATTGA
- a CDS encoding IS110 family transposase has protein sequence MEVAVIKDHHLVDVFIGVDVGKTNHHAVALNREGKKLLDKALPQDEAKLRSIIGSLTKHGTLLLVVDQPATIGALPVAVAQAAGIMVGYLPGLAMRRIADLHPGEAKTDARDSFIIAEAARTMPHTLRSIAVADEQTAELSMLCGFDDDLAQQATATSNRIRGLLTQIHPALERVIGPHLDHPAMAELLIKYPTPAALRKAGQTRVGEYLRKWAPRAGTGWAAEIFTALSEQTVVVAGTGAAGIVLPRLAAQLAQLRAARAEVLTRVEAIVEAHPLHTVLTSMPAVGARTEARIITEVIGKDFNTAGHLASYSGLAPVTWRSGTSIRGDHPSRKGNKILKRAFFLSAFAALKDPASRAYYDRKRAEGKRHNQALIALARRRCDVLFAMLRDMTLYEAPKPKAA, from the coding sequence CTGGAGGTAGCGGTGATCAAGGACCACCATCTCGTCGATGTCTTCATCGGCGTCGACGTCGGCAAGACCAACCACCACGCGGTGGCGCTGAACCGGGAGGGCAAGAAGCTCCTCGATAAGGCGCTGCCCCAGGACGAGGCGAAACTGCGCTCCATCATCGGTTCCCTGACCAAACACGGGACGCTGTTGCTGGTTGTGGATCAGCCCGCGACCATCGGCGCCCTTCCTGTCGCCGTCGCGCAGGCCGCCGGGATCATGGTCGGCTACCTGCCCGGGCTGGCGATGCGCCGGATCGCCGACCTGCACCCCGGCGAGGCGAAGACCGATGCCCGCGACTCGTTCATCATTGCCGAGGCCGCCCGCACCATGCCGCACACCCTGCGCTCGATCGCGGTTGCCGACGAACAGACCGCGGAACTGTCCATGCTCTGCGGCTTCGACGACGACCTGGCCCAACAGGCCACCGCAACCTCGAACCGGATCCGCGGGCTCCTGACCCAGATCCACCCCGCCTTGGAGCGGGTCATCGGCCCGCACCTGGACCACCCGGCGATGGCCGAGCTGCTGATCAAGTACCCGACCCCGGCGGCCCTGCGTAAGGCCGGCCAGACCAGGGTCGGCGAGTACCTGCGCAAATGGGCGCCGCGGGCCGGCACGGGCTGGGCTGCAGAAATATTCACCGCCCTGTCCGAACAGACCGTAGTGGTCGCCGGCACCGGTGCCGCCGGCATCGTCCTGCCGCGCCTGGCCGCACAGCTGGCCCAACTGCGCGCTGCCCGCGCCGAGGTCCTGACCCGGGTCGAGGCCATCGTGGAGGCCCACCCTCTTCACACCGTCCTGACATCCATGCCGGCGGTCGGCGCCAGGACAGAGGCAAGGATCATCACCGAGGTCATCGGTAAGGACTTCAACACCGCCGGACACCTGGCCTCCTACTCCGGATTAGCCCCGGTGACGTGGAGATCCGGGACGTCCATCCGCGGCGACCACCCCTCCAGGAAAGGCAACAAAATCCTCAAACGCGCCTTCTTCCTCTCCGCGTTCGCCGCGCTGAAGGACCCCGCCTCACGGGCGTATTACGACCGCAAACGAGCCGAGGGTAAACGCCACAACCAGGCCCTCATCGCCCTCGCCCGGCGCCGCTGCGACGTCCTGTTCGCCATGCTCCGCGACATGACCCTCTACGAAGCACCCAAGCCCAAAGCCGCCTGA